One window of the Mycobacterium xenopi genome contains the following:
- a CDS encoding TetR family transcriptional regulator — protein MPSDITTPNGLSRREELLAVATKLFAARGYHGTRMDDVADVVGLNKATVYHYYASKSLILFDIYRRAAEGTLAAVHDDPSLTAREALYQYTVRLLTGIASNPEQAAVYFQEQPYITEWFTEDQVAEIREKEAQVYHHVHGLIDRGIASGEFFDCDSHVLALGYIGMTLGAYRWLRPSGRRTAKEIAAEFSTALLRGLIRDEKIRAEWSLGDDVTARTDTAGRSS, from the coding sequence ATGCCATCCGACATCACCACGCCCAATGGGCTCTCCCGCCGCGAAGAGCTGCTGGCCGTCGCTACCAAGCTGTTCGCCGCGCGCGGATACCACGGCACCCGGATGGACGACGTCGCCGATGTGGTCGGCTTGAACAAGGCGACGGTGTATCACTACTACGCCAGCAAGTCACTGATCCTGTTCGACATCTACCGCCGTGCCGCCGAGGGGACGCTGGCCGCCGTACACGACGATCCGTCCCTGACCGCCCGAGAGGCGCTCTACCAGTACACAGTGCGGCTGCTCACCGGGATCGCGAGCAATCCCGAACAGGCCGCGGTCTACTTTCAGGAACAGCCCTACATCACCGAGTGGTTCACCGAAGATCAGGTCGCCGAGATCCGCGAAAAGGAAGCCCAGGTCTATCACCACGTCCACGGCCTCATCGACCGCGGTATCGCCAGCGGTGAGTTCTTCGATTGTGACTCGCATGTGCTGGCGCTGGGCTACATCGGGATGACGCTTGGTGCCTACCGCTGGCTGCGGCCCAGCGGACGGCGCACGGCCAAGGAGATCGCCGCCGAATTCAGCACCGCGCTGCTGCGGGGCTTGATCCGTGACGAGAAGATCCGCGCGGAGTGGTCGCTGGGCGATGACGTCACAGCGCGAACCGATACAGCTGGTCGCAGTTCTTGA
- a CDS encoding NAD(P)(+) transhydrogenase (Re/Si-specific) subunit beta, translated as MNYLVTILYIISFALFIYGLMGLTGPKTAVRGNLIAAVGMAIAVGATLIMIRHTQQWPLIIAGLVLGVVLGVPPARLTKMTAMPQLVAFFNGVGGGTVALISLSEFIETTGFSAFRYGESPTVHIVVASLFAAIIGSISFWGSIIAFGKLQEVIPGRPIGIGKAQQPLNVLLLVGAVVCAVVIGLGAHPGSGGVPLWWMIGLLAAAGVLGLMVVLPIGGADMPVVISMLNAMTGLSAAAAGLALNNTAMIVAGMIVGASGSILTNLMAKAMNRSIPAIVAGGFGGGGVAVGGAAGGDKHVKATSAADAAIQMAYANQVIVVPGYGMAVAQAQHAVKDMATLLESRGVPVKYAIHPVAGRMPGHMNVLLAEAEVDYDAMKDMDDINDEFARTDVTLVIGANDVTNPAARNEPNSPIYGMPILNVDKSKSVIVLKRSMNSGFAGIDNPLFYADGTTMLFGDAKKSVTEVTEELKAL; from the coding sequence GCGGTGCGCGGTAATCTGATCGCCGCGGTGGGCATGGCCATCGCCGTGGGGGCCACGCTGATCATGATCCGGCACACCCAGCAGTGGCCGCTGATCATCGCCGGGCTGGTGCTTGGCGTCGTGCTCGGGGTTCCCCCGGCACGGCTGACCAAGATGACCGCCATGCCGCAGCTGGTGGCCTTCTTCAACGGTGTCGGTGGCGGCACCGTCGCACTGATCTCGTTGTCGGAATTCATCGAGACCACAGGCTTTTCCGCTTTCCGGTACGGCGAGTCGCCGACGGTGCACATCGTGGTGGCCTCGCTGTTCGCCGCGATCATCGGGTCGATCTCGTTCTGGGGTTCGATCATCGCTTTCGGCAAGCTGCAGGAGGTCATCCCTGGTCGGCCGATCGGCATCGGCAAGGCGCAACAGCCGCTGAACGTGCTGCTCCTGGTGGGCGCCGTGGTCTGCGCCGTGGTCATCGGTCTGGGCGCGCACCCCGGCAGCGGCGGGGTGCCGCTGTGGTGGATGATCGGACTGCTGGCCGCCGCGGGCGTCCTGGGTCTGATGGTGGTGCTGCCTATCGGCGGCGCAGATATGCCCGTGGTCATCTCCATGCTCAACGCGATGACCGGGCTGTCCGCCGCCGCTGCCGGATTGGCGCTGAACAACACCGCGATGATCGTGGCCGGCATGATCGTCGGCGCGTCCGGTTCGATCCTGACCAACCTGATGGCCAAGGCGATGAACCGCTCCATCCCGGCGATCGTGGCGGGTGGCTTCGGGGGTGGTGGCGTGGCTGTTGGCGGCGCCGCTGGCGGCGACAAGCACGTCAAAGCCACCTCGGCCGCCGACGCCGCGATCCAGATGGCCTACGCCAACCAGGTGATCGTGGTGCCCGGCTACGGCATGGCCGTCGCGCAGGCACAGCACGCGGTCAAGGACATGGCCACCTTGCTGGAATCTCGCGGTGTCCCAGTGAAATACGCGATACACCCGGTCGCCGGCCGGATGCCAGGGCATATGAACGTGCTGCTGGCCGAAGCCGAAGTCGACTACGACGCGATGAAGGACATGGACGACATCAACGACGAGTTCGCCCGCACCGATGTCACGCTCGTGATCGGCGCCAACGACGTCACCAACCCGGCCGCGCGCAACGAGCCGAACTCGCCCATCTACGGCATGCCGATTCTCAACGTGGACAAGTCGAAATCGGTGATTGTGCTCAAGCGGTCGATGAATTCCGGATTCGCGGGCATCGACAACCCGCTGTTCTACGCCGACGGCACCACCATGTTGTTCGGCGACGCGAAGAAGTCGGTGACCGAGGTGACCGAGGAGCTGAAGGCCCTGTGA